Genomic DNA from Coffea arabica cultivar ET-39 chromosome 7e, Coffea Arabica ET-39 HiFi, whole genome shotgun sequence:
tCAATTACTTACTTCTTTTTGTTATAATTttcctttaattatttttttgtccaaatttaattcgatataaacactcgaCAATGTTCAAATTATTTGATTTTGTCTAAATAGGCTAATTATAGTTGTATACTCGTattgttcaggtgaaatcaaatagatacatacatggatttaaaaaaaattattcatacacatgattaattagggatgaaaaaattcattttataaaatgtgagggatgaaaaaattcattttgtgaaatgtgagggacaaaaaaattcattttgtgaaatgtaagggactatGGATCGAATTGTATAAaattgatttgacaattttgctcttaaaaaatgatcacatgcaagacACGTAATGGATTCCAGCAAAAGATTAGTCGGAAACTTAGGCAGGgatcaaatttgaccaatgtgaatttataagtgacgtaaaattacacttttaaaagtgagagatgtaaaaaatcattttacaaaatttgagggatattttgaatgatttttccaaATTCAAATGGTAGATAATCACCCAATAGAATGAACTGCATTTAAGATACACCAAATTATGGGTAGGATAGTGCATTACATCAACCACCAGACGAGATTATGGGATTTTTCGGATGGCACCTAACTGGTGGTCTACATTTAAAATTGACATTGAGCAGTGCTTATAACCACCAATAAGCTTCTCATTAATCAATTAGGCTTTCCTAAAACGAGGTACACGTAGGAATCGCAGAAAATCTGAGAATGTTACCAAAATCCAAAATCAGGGAGAAAATACTGCTTATTTGGTATGATGCAACCATAAATTGCGGAGTTGTTTGGTCGAGGTGTCTCCATCATCAGAACTTATGAGAAGTCAGTTAAAATCAAGTTTCTGATCGAAAAGACAATTCATATCAATATTTAAAATGAACGTATCATGTAGATAAAACACAAAGACATGTGCACTTACTAACAGGGGATATATTCCATCTATGCCAAAACGTTGAAGAGACGGCATACATCTCATTTTCGAGGAGACATCAGTAGCCCTCGACTCGAAGCCTGAGCTTGCAGATGTTCCACCAAGTCATACTAAAAATAGAATTGAATTAATTATACAAATACTTCTCTTTCTGCAATTCGTAACGAAGTTAGCCACTTATATGATTGATTGCTCAAATATTTCCCTTTGGATTTAGAGTtcagaaatttaaatttctaaTGTGCAACAAAAACCAATAGGCAAACAAACTCGTAGAACAAGTCCTACGTATGTTTATATGTACTTTTGTCTTCTACCGCATATTTGTTTTTTCAAGCCATTTGCTGTCAACAGCCAAATCAAGTCTGAATGAACTGGATCTGCGAGAGCATGCAATTGGCAGATCCCAAAGCAGGCAGGCAGGCAGGCGGCCACAATGCCCAACACTACATTTTTATCAGTTGAACTATGGCTCAATCATTGTCATCTATCCTGATAGACCAAACATAACAACAGACAAAAAGGTAGATTCACAAATGCATAAACCTTTGATAAGTATGTTGCTTACAAATGCATAAACCTAACTGACATCTTGCTTCATATATTTCAAAATTAAGTGccttgattttgaattctcAGCATTTCCTCGCTTTGAAGAGCTATTTATTGTGTACAACACCCCTCCTTCTGGAAACTTTACGTTTAAATGTATCGTACATTTTGGACAAAAAATTCAGTCTTTTCTTGAAAGTTAAACATGATATACTGGGTTGCAACAAGTGAAAAATTTGCTGCAATCCTCACAAGTTCCCTCAGATGTTATACCTGAAAAGCACACTTCGTTTAGGCTCATGCCGAATAGCCAATAAGTTTCTAATCATCAGGGGGGTTTGAGCAGAAATTACACTCAAAATACAGGCAGTCGAATGGATTATGTCAGGCTAATGGATGTAGCATATGATTGTAAAAGGGTTAAAGCTTGCTCCGTAACAGCTCTGTTCCTTGCTCGCCTAACCCAATCACCAACAACTTCTGCTGCTTGGGTTCCTTTTACACCATTCTCAAGGGCATCAGCAGCTTCACTGAGTTTTCCTTCAGCTAAGAAGCTATCAACTCTGTTCATGAGAGATTCAATTCCATCACCAGACTGGTCAGCTTCCCGAACCTGAAGGCACAAAGGAGTCACAGCAGGTAGTGAATAGTTAAATTCacgggttaaaaacaaaaaaacccccTGTGGTaagcctaatacacagaaaagccccctatagtttcaaaatatacaatacgacatctcatgctttgaactaaattgtaaaagtgacggaatccgttaaacttaacggaaatgacttattggaacctaaaaaaaaatttttatacctattttttatcaaatataccaattttaccccttaaccctcaattctctctatttagaaaataaaacaaatgatttttttgagctgtcttttgcttaattatatcagggtattttggtcattttgaccatttccgttaagtttaacggattctgtcacctttacaatttagttcaaagtatgaggagtcgtgttgtatattttgaaaccacgggagacttttctgtgtattaggtttaccacagggggcttttttattttttacccttaAATTCACAGACAATTTATGCATGTATGAGTGGATTGTACAGACAATACACCTTCAGCCAGGAAGCAACATGAGCCAATGAATGTGCCAAAATCCCGCCTCCTCCAAGTGGAATTAAGCTGTAACGCCTTAATGTCCCTCTCAAGGCATCAAACTGAACAATTTCAAGAGTAATTtgaggggaaaaaggaaaaaaaaaaagttagtttGTAGCCAAAAAGGAGAGCAAGGGAGGgacggagagagagatagattTCCAGTCTCTGAGTGGTGTTATCTGGAAGAAAGCCGATACAGTGGTAAACAATGCATATGTGTGCAACGAATTCCAAAAGGTGGTTAACATGAACTTGATAATTTACAGTTTGGGAATCTTTAGCAGAGTGGTTAACCAATACCTAGCTTAGATGCATGGTACCCTAATACACATCAACAACCGGTTAAAAGAATTTCTCAACCTGCAAACTTGAACTCTTCTAATGGCTAACAAGGTATGCTAAAAATCAAACTCAAATTTCAACCTCTCAGCACTAAAAATGTGTAATATGTATCAACTTGTCTCAGATTTTACTCTGAATTTCAAACAGTTTCTTCCTACACAGTTATTTGCATCTTTAGTCCCATGGCATTGTACCAAATTCTGACAGTCAACAATTTCAGACAAAGATATTTTACTGCAGCAACAGGAAAATGGTAcctgaaattttttaaattcatcTATTCAAGTCCTGCAAGACTATTAAATCCTGCAATTCATTCTTTTATCCCAAGATTCTTGATCCCAAAAGTATCCGACAAAAATGTGTACAGATCATGTAGGTTGACAACAAGGGAATGATGAGAAACCACATCTATCCTCCCTGATTGAGAGATCAATAACAGGATTACTTAAATGATTTATACATACCATTTAAAGGGTAAATCTATTTTTTGAGTTTAAGCTACTATATAATGCTTGTCATCAAGACAAGCTATCTTAAGATGGAAAGTCGGCCAAAACCCAAATAATAGATAACCAGAATTGTAAAGGAATAAACTCAACCATGACATCAATATCAGCATTCCATATAGGgtcttttcttaattttgaaactatatatATTATTCAATTAAGATTACTCAGCCTATATCACTCTACTCTTAGACATGCTCATAATAACAAATAGTATGAGCATTAGGTCTTCAAAAAACTTGCCTTATGATTCAACTGCAACACAGTGTCAGTACCATTTATCCGTGTCTCTTCAGGAATTGATGATAGAACTAAATCTAAAAGTGAGTCTTTGTCAATGCCTTCGACGTAAGTATGCAGAGCCTCCATTTCCTTCTGAATTGGCAGACCCTTGGTCAGGGCATCTTCCAGTGCAAGAGCTCCCTGCAAGAGGTAACAATTATGATATCATATATGAATGAACAATAAAATACTAGCCCAGCTGATGAATCATACTCACACTCTTTTCAGGGCGTTTTAAAAGACTTCTTTTAAAGAAATTTGCCAAagcatttttgataaaatattaTTGGAAGTCTTAGCATTTTAAAACTACATTTAGAAAGAAATGAAAGGCCCATAGATTAAATTCCAACTAAGAGTTTTAGGAAAGGACAATgcaaggaaaaaagagaatgaTGGTAGCTCTTTCCCAAAGTAAAAgtacattttttatttgtttttttcttttttgtagtttctcctttcattttctttttatgttCTTATTTCCTTTTGGGGTTTTGTAATGGTGCATATCACCTTGCAGATAAAGCACAGGGACCTGGACCAAATTGTTTTATTGTAACTACCACCATTGAACCTCCTCAGACAAAGCCCCATCCCTTTGCAATTTACTGATATGAGCATGCAATGACAAAGAGGGaggatggaaaagaaaaattccagcaaatgCCTTCTAAATCTTTGCCCTGCTAAAGTGCCACAAGGACATCATTGAGTGCCCAACAATGCATGAAACAGTGCAACTGAATAACACCATAAGACATCTtagtcaccaccaccaccattaCCAACTTAGTGCATTGAAAAACCTAAAGACGAAAGTTGAAATCATAGACATGTCAAAGAAGTAATTGTTCATGGGCATGCACACTCAAAATAAAAACTGCCAATAACAAACTTTCAATAAGAAAGCACAAAAATATCGCAATGCCATGAATAGTCAAACAAGGCATTTTAAACAATAATATTTAATACATTGCTTCTGATATATGTAGTTCCACGAATATATTTCCAACTAAAACCACTTCAAAAGTTAAAACCTTCCCTCTCCTCCCTAACAAACCCAGCCCAGGCCAATGACCGGGCATCAAACTAGGCCGGACCTCAAGTTTGACCGGACAAGAAATTGACACGGTCAAATCCCAACTGACCCAGTTGTTCAACCAGACACCCATCCGATTTTCCAATTGActcatttacttttttttttttttatcaattgtgGGTCTTAGTTTTTGAAACAAagtgtatatatgcttttgataaGATTTGCACATTGAATCTTCATTGAAATGTGCATAAGACTTTACCACTTAGTTTTTATTTCATAACTAATTCTTTTTTAATAAGCttgtttactttttttattatacaattaATCCTTTTAACTTTTAAACTGACAATATTGAGTAGTTAGAAAATTACTttgtttttaaacaaaaaataaaataatgaaaaagtAATGCTATATTTTTGAAAACAAGTgatataattttgttttatactTGACTATATTATTTATGTCAAagtacaataaaataaaattaaatcttCTATTAATATCTATATATTCATTATATATCTTTCTAAGTACAACGATTAGTATCTAAAAGcactttattatatattttatgtatattaaaattactattttatatttataaatattaaattaatacTCACTGGTTCAACCAATGACCCACTGGTTGAACCAGTGGCCCATGGACCCAATCCCTCTACCGAGTTCCTTGCCGGGCAGTACAAAATATGAACTAGAACTTGTTAAAACTACAGCTTCCAATGGCTATAGTGTGGAAGTATGGTGACATGCACAGAAATAAAATGTACATGCAGTTGCTTGCACGTATATTTGGTCATTCATAAACCTAATCCCCTGTTGCACATATACGCCAAGCAGATAGTATTGCTCAATCTATCTGTTTCTAATATTTATCAAAAAAGAGCCTTTAAGAACAGTTTTGTATTATATCCCCTTTATTATATCAAAGACCACCTTCATTACCAGCACAAGGTGTATAAGCTTGTTGATAACTCATTGATCTATTTCCTGCTAAATAATGAAGTTAATTTGAACAAACAAGATATTAAGTGTATGACGTCCAGAACTAGAAGAAAAGGTTACCAAAGCAAGCTTGTGAACAGAATGACTCTGGCGAGCCTCCTCAGAGCGTGCATAAAATGCCATGCACAAGGCATTTATCTGTAAAACATAAGAAGATCATAATCACATTCAATACAATTTCATATCTAATAGTACATGCATCAATGTCCCTCCACAACATGAGAGAAGCAAGTAGTACGTCTATGCAGCCTAATTGAATCTATTACTATCAACAAAATAAATAGCCTCCTAGGTCGCACTGAAGCAACTTTAGCATTATGACTTTAACCAAAATAACTAGAACCAAGTATACTTCTCCCAAAGAAATTCTGACGACTAAAACAACAATAAACAATACATTCCGTAAATGGCACAAAATATTATTAGAACTCCTAGGATAAACATTAGCATGTTTATGAAGATTTTAGAATCCCATCAGTtcatcaattttatttttttgaactaCCAGAAAGTAGATCAAATTTGCTTGGCAACGTGTCAATAAGTACTGGTCAAATTATGAGTTTAAACTTAAAAAGATCATTCAAAGTTCGTGGTGAATGTACCAGAAGGTTAAAGAAGAAAGATTCTCTCTCCCCActtccctccctctctctccaaGTGTGTTAAGCTGAGGGAATTTACAGTCTAAAGGCAAAAGAATCTATTCCAAGAGTAAAATATAATGTTGGTACATATCAGACATACATGAACATTTGCTTCAGCCATTTTCTCGATTTGGGCTGCCTTCTCACTTGCAATTGCTGAAGCCAATTCCGCTTTGGCTAGCTCCTGCAATTTTTTCATCTCCAATTCTGCTTCATTTTTCTGTAATGGCAATTGTTAGTGAATTAGGGAGAAAAAATCTATCAAGTACAAAAGAGGCAGACCCTTTATTTAATAGAAGTATGCCATCATGCAATTAAGTACCTTGATTTCAAGCTCCATTTTATGTTTCTCCTCCAATTTTTCTTGAAGTGATTTAAGCGCTGCAGCTGCTTTTACTCTTTCTTTGTTTAATTCCTGTAAAAGGTTAAGCAGACTTTTCTTAATGAAACAATGAATATGATCAAGCCAACGTACAGCTATAAATACTTAATTTGCCTTGAGTAAACGCATATAGTTGGAAAAATCCAGTGTCAATACAAATCAGTGGTTGGGcatacaactcagtctataagGAGTTTATTCAATGAAAATGACATTTCCTTTAGGTTAACCATACCCAACTAAGCTGAACTACTGAGACATCAGATTTAAACCATGAAGCTGAGGATAGCCATCAACTATGAGAGATGAACAAAGCATTTACATGTGAATATGtaagaaaaaaacaaattttctcTATAACCTTATTCAGAATGGCTTCCCTTTCAGCATACATAAGCTCCCTGGCCCTAGCATCCCTTAATTCCTTCTCATACTTTTCCTGCCAAAATACAGAATAAGCAGAGATAAATAGATTTAATTAGTCTGAAATCATCGAGAATTAAGAGCAaacaatgcaaaaaaaaaaaaaaaaaaaatcatattctTCAATTTTTAGTCTCTGATTACTAGATTTGCAAGACCTTCAGCATTCTTTTATCTTCAGCAAAAGTATGAGCATCTAACTCTGCTTGTCGTTTCTCAGCTGCATGAATGGCTTGTAGAAAATCAATCACGAGTTTTCCATCCTCAGATATATAGCTCTCCTCGATAGTCCCAGGTAAACCCTACAGATCCAAAAGTCATTGTCATTTCAGACACAGTCACTGATGAATTCTCTGCATACAATGCTTTAATTGCAGTTGCACTACATTTCAAAGTAATCCTTCAAGAAGAAACACTTTGAGTAAATTACAACCACCTGAGATTTACTGGTTGACACCAATGTGGGTTCGTTTCCATCGCTTTTCAAATTGTAATCATCAAGGAGGGAACTAGTTTGTCTTCGTGCACCGGCCAGATTCTCCTGCAAAAGCTACCCCTCAAAAAACGGCAACAGAAGAAACATAATTGAACCATGCATACTAATTCAGTGATCCTTCAAATAACAATCAGCTTATACCTTAGGTGAGTCTTGGCTATTGAATTGAACAGGCACAGAATTCGTCTCATTTTCAGCAGCAGCTTTATCATCCCGAGTAAATGGTGGTGTCATTTCAACAGCCTTTTGCTGATCACTATCAACTTTGACATCTGAACTGTTCATGGTAAGACTCCCTTCAGAAGGCTTACCAAGATTAGCACTTAAATCATCAGATTGAGTACCACTTCCTAGGGAGCTGGGCAATTCTTCCTCTTGAATATGATTGATATCATCTGATTTCAAATCTGGCTTATCTTTCATGTGAAAGTGACTTTCTTCCTGTCTTCTACTTAAATCTTCTCTTGGAGATGGATCTGAATCAGATGACATGCTTTTCTCCTCGTGTTCCATTTTGGGAGTTGGTATACTTGTCTGCTCATATTTAAGATTAGCAATTGTCTCTATCTTATCTTCATCAACTAGGGATTTTTTACTATCTTCCCTTAAATCCGGTTGCTCTTCACTAACAGCAGCGACCTTGGCAGACTCCGCGGTGCCATGTGGCTCTTTAGCAAAAAATCTATCCAGATAACCAGTGTGGTAAGCTCCCATGACTACAGCACCTAATGCAACACCTCCAACCAAGATTTTTGGCAAAGAACTCCCAGACTCAGCTTTATCAGCTGAACCTGGTCCCTGAGGTTCATTATGCTGAGATGCAGCTGACATTGCTCTCCTGGAAGAAAGATATGAAGGTATCTGCTCCAATGGTAGCCAAAAGGGAAAAGAATTAACAATACCGGCAAAGTCAGTTCATGCTTTTGGTGCACAGAGAAGAGGagaataaatatataataattcATAATAATCTCATACTgcaattttcttaaatttaatTCATGTCAAAAAGGTCTCCTATCAAGAGAAAATGAAATTCCCACAGAAGCCGTGCACAGCTCAATTATGGAAAAAGTCCTCAACAAGTGAACTAGAAAATTAAACGAAAGCTGTATTGTGGGACATAAAGTACAGGGGCCAACTAGGACAATAGAGAAAACCCTTTCCCCAAACTTCTCATATGTTATTTAGAGAGAGAATTATTCAAGCATAAACTGAGCCACCAGCCCAACAACCTTCTCGCATCTCAATTATTAAACTTCCTGAGATCAGCAGGAATTTCTACACTCCCACGGCTAACAAACAGCAAAGAATTTACTTCCCACAGGAGCACATTCGTTGCCTTGTTTCTTCGCAATTGCATTCCTTAATGCTAACACTTCTCCCTCACTATTAAGCTTTAAGACCATGTTCTACCAAGATGGCAATAAAACAGCAGCATCCTCATCCAATCATCACCAAAAATCTACATGACGGAACAAATCAACATGAGACATTGAGCTGGTACAGCTGACTACCATTTTAGATGATCGAATTCCAGAACCCAACTTTACTATCAACAGTACATAGGAGCCCTAGTCTCTTACCTCTTCACTTGGATGATTAATTTACCATCAGGATTTGCATCAATCAATTATTTTGCATGGCCTACAAGCTACTAAACAATATTACTTTGCATGGCCTACAAGCTACTAAACAAACATAAGTCTCTATCTGTCCCTTCAGCTCCCTCCGCATCCAAGCTTGAAAATTATTATCATTTACCTACCAGTTAAGATAATGCCTATCGCATATAACATTTCCTACCAGTTAAGTACAGAACTCAAACTACAGCACAACATCATCAAACTATAATAGCTCATCCCCCTTCCAAGCCGAGTTCTATAAATTCCAGAATATCATTGGTTATGCGTATAAATTGAGTTCCCGACATACATTGACCAAAAAATAACTAGCATTTAAAATTTTGCACAATTccatttcaaataattttttctcatttttgcaatCTCAatataataaatcaaaatgGAATTCAGAAATGATAAAGTTCTATCACTTAACGTGCCTGAGATGTAATCTGGATAGGAATTCTTCCATCTAATCGACATGACGAAAGCCGCAAAATTGACCTGCACATTAAATTcagaaatattttttgaaaaataggaATTATCAGAATTTAAAGTTGAACGATATCCCAATCTGTAGCAAATGATGGCCCTAAACAACAAAATCAACCAATGTATTGAGAATTAAATGCCTCGCAAGTGTAAGGGCACAAATTCATAGAACAAAATATAGTGTGTGTGAGTGCCTATTATGTTTCGAAGTACCTGCGCAACATGGTGGAGATTAGATAGGAAATGCAGTGAGGAAGAGTTTGAAGTGAGTGTCTGAAGAAGCTTGATTAATCCGAAAGTTCGAACCCACGCCGAGAAGTATTCGTCGGAAGATTTGCGTCACCGGAACCCTCACGAAACTTCGTCGATGTTCTGCTTCGCTTTCATGTTTCTGCGGATTCTTTTAAATCTCTTTTgggaaatttttgtttttcaattttaatcGACCATAATTACGTAGGTGCTATGTAattattttccttatatatttatCATGTTAGTATTAGATTGTCTATTTAAAAAATCTTATAGTAGTTATTTTTTTTCGATGTTAGCAACATTTATTATCTTGTGAATTTTTTTGGTACTCTTAATCCTAGGATTATATactttttttcctcacatataaAATTGATGGTTTCAGGGGTATATTTTATGAATTAATTACTTATCCAGATCCTTTTCACGTAACTTAACACTGAAAaccataaatatatatatacatatatatatatataatttcatGAGAAAGACTTTTACAAATGACTATATTTTTAATTGCATGCTTGTACATAGAGTAATCCTTAAAATACTACTTATTATTACTTGTAGGCTCAAGCTTGACAATAATGTTACATCAAATTCTGAAAACTTTAACTTGATTAATTAAGCCAAATTTCAATTGGATTCCATTTGTTAATAACTCTATTGATCTGCTATGATAATCGATGAGCCAAATAGGCTGAAAAGTGAATCCATCTTGCCTAAGTTTTGAGGTGAAAAAAAGGATtctttttaccaaaataaaaagtttgtAGTATGAtttggttgtcattttttaaaaaattagatgCTGTGTGGTTCTTTTGGTATAGAGTTGATTACATTTATCTCACCTGAGAGTCGGCCAAACTATCAATCGGCCTCCAAAAATCTAAAATTCACCAATCCAAATGATCCTCTCTTGTCCGAAAGAAAAGCTTTTTTTTtcgattaatcttttctatg
This window encodes:
- the LOC113702256 gene encoding MICOS complex subunit MIC60, mitochondrial-like isoform X1; protein product: MLRRSILRLSSCRLDGRIPIQITSQIPSYLSSRRAMSAASQHNEPQGPGSADKAESGSSLPKILVGGVALGAVVMGAYHTGYLDRFFAKEPHGTAESAKVAAVSEEQPDLREDSKKSLVDEDKIETIANLKYEQTSIPTPKMEHEEKSMSSDSDPSPREDLSRRQEESHFHMKDKPDLKSDDINHIQEEELPSSLGSGTQSDDLSANLGKPSEGSLTMNSSDVKVDSDQQKAVEMTPPFTRDDKAAAENETNSVPVQFNSQDSPKENLAGARRQTSSLLDDYNLKSDGNEPTLVSTSKSQVGLPGTIEESYISEDGKLVIDFLQAIHAAEKRQAELDAHTFAEDKRMLKEKYEKELRDARARELMYAEREAILNKELNKERVKAAAALKSLQEKLEEKHKMELEIKKNEAELEMKKLQELAKAELASAIASEKAAQIEKMAEANVHINALCMAFYARSEEARQSHSVHKLALGALALEDALTKGLPIQKEMEALHTYVEGIDKDSLLDLVLSSIPEETRINGTDTVLQLNHKFDALRGTLRRYSLIPLGGGGILAHSLAHVASWLKVREADQSGDGIESLMNRVDSFLAEGKLSEAADALENGVKGTQAAEVVGDWVRRARNRAVTEQALTLLQSYATSISLT
- the LOC113702256 gene encoding MICOS complex subunit MIC60, mitochondrial-like isoform X2, with protein sequence MLRRSILRLSSCRLDGRIPIQITSQIPSYLSSRRAMSAASQHNEPQGPGSADKAESGSSLPKILVGGVALGAVVMGAYHTGYLDRFFAKEPHGTAESAKVAAVSEEQPDLREDSKKSLVDEDKIETIANLKYEQTSIPTPKMEHEEKSMSSDSDPSPREDLSRRQEESHFHMKDKPDLKSDDINHIQEEELPSSLGSGTQSDDLSANLGKPSEGSLTMNSSDVKVDSDQQKAVEMTPPFTRDDKAAAENETNSVPVQFNSQDSPKENLAGARRQTSSLLDDYNLKSDGNEPTLVSTSKSQGLPGTIEESYISEDGKLVIDFLQAIHAAEKRQAELDAHTFAEDKRMLKEKYEKELRDARARELMYAEREAILNKELNKERVKAAAALKSLQEKLEEKHKMELEIKKNEAELEMKKLQELAKAELASAIASEKAAQIEKMAEANVHINALCMAFYARSEEARQSHSVHKLALGALALEDALTKGLPIQKEMEALHTYVEGIDKDSLLDLVLSSIPEETRINGTDTVLQLNHKFDALRGTLRRYSLIPLGGGGILAHSLAHVASWLKVREADQSGDGIESLMNRVDSFLAEGKLSEAADALENGVKGTQAAEVVGDWVRRARNRAVTEQALTLLQSYATSISLT